Proteins from one Coregonus clupeaformis isolate EN_2021a unplaced genomic scaffold, ASM2061545v1 scaf0402, whole genome shotgun sequence genomic window:
- the LOC123484668 gene encoding zinc finger protein 311-like: protein MARGHLTGGHRSFVKPVEHNTWKDDQPITVDEGSGTSTQHVILIESADTEAAGPGVKQERSEGEEDLRHSRDIQTGVAGAPPVVTKDPTTTASQPRARRSITEVNGTLNAILKSETDKETLTVTHRCLPTGSDHRSDPERLGLGRLGCPPAPGSEYLPVFQQSQRTVHSCGDELDSGGDDLSCSYATEMDPGNISLGLETQTDLSRGDWNQYSSSEYSEGCLDKKGEGLIIDEVKVEGEVPTTWNADNHPGDGHSQGRDFLDYRESLETNPNAATHSRLHALRDSDPVSMSIGPSDSHGHVLFNQVLNANDRARAQARGEGATSGNSKEKRFLCMFCNKGFSCPQKVEIHQRVHTGEKPFSCTQCDMRFAEAGSLKRHQRVHTGEKPYSCPQCEKRFSHQHHLKRHLKVHTG, encoded by the exons atggcaagag gacatctcactggaggccacaggagctttgtgaagccagTGGAACACAATACATGGAAAGATGAtcaaccaatcactgttgatgaggggagtggaacctcaacccagcacgttatcttgatagag TCTGCAGATAcagaggctgcaggtcctggggtcaagcaggagaggtctgaaggagaggaggacctaCGGCACAGCAGAGACATCCAGACTGGAGTGGCAGGAGCGCCCCCTGTAGTCACGAAGGACCCCACAACCACCGCATCGCAGCCCAGGGCCCGACGAAGCATCACGGAGGTCAATGGAACGCTGAATGCAATCctcaagtcagagacagacaaagagacttTAACTGTAACGCACAGGTGCTTACCCACAGGATCTGACCACAGATCAGACCCAGAGAGACTAGGCCTGGGGAGACTGGGCTGTCCTCCTGCTCCTGGCTCAGAGTATTTACCAGTATTTCAACAGAGCCAGAGGACAGTTCATTCATGTGGTGATGAGTTAGACTCTGGTGGTGATGATCTGTCTTGTTCTTACGCTACAGAGATGGACCCTGGTAACATATCCTTGGGTTtagagacacagactgatctgtctagaggggactggaaccagtacagtagtagtgaatactctgaagggtgcctagataagaaaggggaggGTCTGATCATAGATGAGGTGAAAGTGGAGGGTGAGGTTCCTACCACATGGAATGCAGATAATCACCCAGGAGACGGACACTCACAGGGCAGAGATTTCTTAGATTACAGGGAAAGCTTAGAGACAAATCCAAATGCTGCGACCCACTCCCGTTTACACGCACTCAGGGATAGCGACCCAGTGTCCATGTCGATAGGGCCTTCCGATTCACACGGCCACGTCCTTTTCAATCAGGTATTGAACGCCAACGACAGGGCTAGAGCCCAGGCTCGGGGAGAGGGAGCAACATCAGGCAATAGTAAAGAGAAacggttcctctgcatgttctgtaacaaaggcttcagctgcccccagaaggtggagatccaccagagggtccacacaggggagaaacccttcagctgtacccagtgtgaCATGCGCTTCGCTGAGGCTGGcagcctgaagaggcaccagagggtccacacaggtgagaaaccctacagctgcccccagtgtgagaagaggttctcccaccaGCACCATCTGAAGAGGCACTTGAAGGTCCACACGGGATAG
- the LOC121556681 gene encoding uncharacterized protein LOC121556681 isoform X2, with amino-acid sequence MGEQGGWLEANRGEWVAILDSQTQMGAAEGPGDSITKQSAVHEDLLISGVAGGRDWTSEAAGHKPWPRIRTLDQEQSLFLPESEPGPYRKGQRPHHHTEHNQWTGGLNPLSPGGHQRDRGSNQGSSQQLRPFSSQSQCRDEAGPGADRDRPSCSYDANATVSMMNRAGQPGLQPSQRVVGDPAGGSLTGSLSPSRSLLMPGDWVHRKPGSGSSLPQLPHGYPTNIDRVRMDVHHERYLAYNTADNPNNTQTMARGQGGSSKTNHLRVVAPVLPPLVSLGHNVGGRALGRTPTSHTPAQRVGSASLRRTM; translated from the exons atgggggagcaag gtggttggctggaggctaacagaggagaatgggtggccatcttggattcccagacccagatgGGTGCAGCCGAGGGCCCAGGGGACAGCATTACCAAGCAG TCTGCAGTCCATGAGGACCTGCTGATATCCGGTGTTGCTGGCGGGAGAGACTGGACCTCTGAGGCGGCTGGTCACAAACCCTGGCCCCGGATCAGGACACTGGATCAGGAGCAGTCACTTTTCCTTCCCGAGTCGGAACCAGGACCATACCGCAAAGGACAGAGACCCCACCACCACACAGAACACAACCAGTGGACAGGTGGACTGAACCCCCTCAGTCCTGGTggtcatcagagagacagaggctccaATCAGGGATCCAGTCAGCAACTGAGGcccttctcttcacagtctcagtgCAGGGATGAAGCAGGGCCTGGGGCTGATAGAGATAGACCCTCCTGTTCCTATGATGCAAACGCCACAGTATCCATGATGAACAGAGCAGGTCAGCCTGGGCTTCAGCCTTCACAGAGAGTGGTGGGAGATCCGGCTGGTGGGAGTCTCACAGGAAGTCTTTCTCCTTCAAGATCTCTTCTAATGCCTGGTGACTGGGTTCATAGAAAGCCTGGGTCTGGGTCTAGCCTTCCTCAGCTGCCTCATGGTTATCCCACCAATATAGACAGGGTCAGGATGGACGTTCACCATGAGAGGTACCTAGCCTATAATACTGCAGACAATCCCAACAACACACAAACAATGGCTAGAGGTCAAGGAGGGAGCTCAAAGACTAACCACCTGAGGGTGGTGGCTCCTGTTCTACCTCCTCTGGTGTCATTGGGTCACAACGTGGGAGGCCGAGCATTAGGACGGACGCCGACAAGCCATACGCCTGCCCAACGTGTGGGAAGCGCTTCGCTGAGGCGAACTATGTGA
- the LOC121556681 gene encoding uncharacterized protein LOC121556681 isoform X1, with amino-acid sequence MGEQGGWLEANRGEWVAILDSQTQMGAAEGPGDSITKQVRNRGDIVESAVHEDLLISGVAGGRDWTSEAAGHKPWPRIRTLDQEQSLFLPESEPGPYRKGQRPHHHTEHNQWTGGLNPLSPGGHQRDRGSNQGSSQQLRPFSSQSQCRDEAGPGADRDRPSCSYDANATVSMMNRAGQPGLQPSQRVVGDPAGGSLTGSLSPSRSLLMPGDWVHRKPGSGSSLPQLPHGYPTNIDRVRMDVHHERYLAYNTADNPNNTQTMARGQGGSSKTNHLRVVAPVLPPLVSLGHNVGGRALGRTPTSHTPAQRVGSASLRRTM; translated from the exons atgggggagcaag gtggttggctggaggctaacagaggagaatgggtggccatcttggattcccagacccagatgGGTGCAGCCGAGGGCCCAGGGGACAGCATTACCAAGCAGGTCAGGAACAGAGGCGACATagtggag TCTGCAGTCCATGAGGACCTGCTGATATCCGGTGTTGCTGGCGGGAGAGACTGGACCTCTGAGGCGGCTGGTCACAAACCCTGGCCCCGGATCAGGACACTGGATCAGGAGCAGTCACTTTTCCTTCCCGAGTCGGAACCAGGACCATACCGCAAAGGACAGAGACCCCACCACCACACAGAACACAACCAGTGGACAGGTGGACTGAACCCCCTCAGTCCTGGTggtcatcagagagacagaggctccaATCAGGGATCCAGTCAGCAACTGAGGcccttctcttcacagtctcagtgCAGGGATGAAGCAGGGCCTGGGGCTGATAGAGATAGACCCTCCTGTTCCTATGATGCAAACGCCACAGTATCCATGATGAACAGAGCAGGTCAGCCTGGGCTTCAGCCTTCACAGAGAGTGGTGGGAGATCCGGCTGGTGGGAGTCTCACAGGAAGTCTTTCTCCTTCAAGATCTCTTCTAATGCCTGGTGACTGGGTTCATAGAAAGCCTGGGTCTGGGTCTAGCCTTCCTCAGCTGCCTCATGGTTATCCCACCAATATAGACAGGGTCAGGATGGACGTTCACCATGAGAGGTACCTAGCCTATAATACTGCAGACAATCCCAACAACACACAAACAATGGCTAGAGGTCAAGGAGGGAGCTCAAAGACTAACCACCTGAGGGTGGTGGCTCCTGTTCTACCTCCTCTGGTGTCATTGGGTCACAACGTGGGAGGCCGAGCATTAGGACGGACGCCGACAAGCCATACGCCTGCCCAACGTGTGGGAAGCGCTTCGCTGAGGCGAACTATGTGA